A portion of the Ascaphus truei isolate aAscTru1 chromosome 14, aAscTru1.hap1, whole genome shotgun sequence genome contains these proteins:
- the TRMT112 gene encoding multifunctional methyltransferase subunit TRM112-like protein — translation MKLLTHNMLQSHVTGVTRGFPLTIRADEVKLSSVDFSRDFVSRMIPKLEWEALVGAAESLGHLSDLPRQLQAGYENDEEFLRKVHHVLLEVEVIEGSLRCPESGTEFPITRGIPNMLINEES, via the exons ATGAAACTGCTGACGCACAACATGCTGCAGTCCCACGTGACCGGGGTCACACGGGGCTTCCCTCTCACTATCCGG GCTGATGAAGTCAAACTCAGTTCTGTAGATTTCAGTCGAGATTTTGTCTCCCGTATGATTCCCAAACTGGAGTGGGAAGCGCTGGTGGGAGCCGCAGAGAGT CTGGGGCACTTGTCAGATTTGCCCCGCCAGCTTCAGGCTGGATATGAAAATGATGAGGAGTTCCTGAGGAAGGTTCACCATGTCCTACTGGAG GTTGAGGTGATTGAAGGGTCTCTGAGGTGCCCCGAGTCTGGCACAGAATTCCCCATCACCAGAGGGATCCCCAACATGCTAATTAACGAGGAGTCCTAA